Part of the Citrus sinensis cultivar Valencia sweet orange chromosome 2, DVS_A1.0, whole genome shotgun sequence genome, atgcatCTACAATGCTTGTAAACATACCCTCAGTTTCTTCCCTGAGGGTTTCTTTATGGATTAAAATTCATACcccgtgtgtgtgtgtgtgtatccCTTTTAATCTTCGTGAACCttcataaaaattctaaattttaacttaaaacaCTACCCTCTGTAACGCtcaaaattcttctttttttttttttcatttgtttaatacaaagaaatttacttaaaaatccttgttttcttctccatctatgttttattttaattttattaaactgtTGGACAAAATTGCAATTTTTTTGCTGATGAACACATTCCACCGTGGGTAATTTTGAGAAGATTATgcctttgattttttattttttcaaaaaaaaaaaagaaataaaatctcaaCTTGCCTTGAAACCAAAAGCAACTCTGTTTCTATATTAGAGTGACACtcaaaacttatttaaaaatgcTTTACACATTCGTGCAAAAAAGGAAACatttattaatgtttatgatGACATGTCGTAGCatataataaagaataagGTTTATGAATAGCAGATGAATTATTCGTGGGTCAATTTAGCCCAATGCGGTTCCCATCCTGGCGGTTAGTTGCTGCCAATCAATTTTTAAGAGATGGAAGGAAACGTGTATGAATAGAGTCCAACGTCACTCCGTTTCTCCCAATCTGTAAAGTAATTTGTAAACAAATCTCCTGAAAGccaaaggaagaaaaatgaaaaactaagAAACTCAGGAATATCAATGATCATGGACGCTCACAAGACGCAGGAAAGAGTCGGTTCGATTGGAGGCAGGTGCTTCTTTGACTCCAACAACACTACTCGCATTTCATCCCAACGACCAAAGCCACTCGCGTCACCTGGTAAGTAAAAGTAATgatgtattaatatttactcaatatttatttatattacgATACAATCAAATAGTTGTCTGAGACTAACCTTGATCAACACGCAATCCGAAAGATAAAACTATCCACACCAGTAGGAGGAATTGAATTTGAACCCCTTCTTCTTGTTCAGATAACTTATTTCTAAACCTATACATATACAATAATGTATATATTGGAAGCTTAACGTGTCTatgtgttttctttatttgtttttacagATGGGAATGGGATGATACCTACACGCTTTCCTGTGAATGATTTGAGAGATGGCATGTACAAGGGGCCTGGTGTGGATGTTGGTCCTGGGAGTGGGCTAGGATTCAAAGGCAGTAGGTTTTGGGATATTGAAAGTGAGGCTGATCCCCAGTATAGAGCTGGTGGTGGGCTTGGGATTGGGAAGAACCAGCCGCCATGGATGATGGGATTAGGCCTGGAAGAGATGGAAGAGAGGCTTTGGTCGAAACAgtggaagatgaagaagatcGATTGGCAGGCTTGCGCAGGGGTCACGGGTCTGGCTATGCTTAAAAATGGAACCAAGGCTCAGCTGGCTGGTAATGATGGTTCGAGGATAAAGAAAGAGACGGCATTCTGCTTACAAAGAAACAAGGACAAGTTTGATAAAATGAGAGCAGCAGAGAAGCAGAAGTTTGATGATGCTGAGACTGTTCTTAATACTTTAGACCAAATTCAGAAGAAGAATTCTTTAGGAACATTGACATTGGAGTCACTTGCAAATGATTTTAGTAACTTAAAGTGTAAGGTTTCCCATAGTTATATGATCTATCACTTGTCCCCTGTTGCTTATTCATTAGcttttcctttatttataAGAACCTTTCAAGGTTGGGATCCTCTTCAAAATCCATCATATCAATTGGAACTGGTATCAATGTGGAGACAAGTGTTGGACAGCGACCACGGTTATGTCTATTATGCTCAGCTGGTTTCGCAGGCCATCTTACCAGCTGTGAGAGCATCTAGCATCAGTAACTGGGATGCTAAAGATCCTGAGCCAATGCTTAAATTTTTGGATTGTTGGAAAATGTTGTTGCCTTATTCACTTCTTAATACCATATTGGATACAATTGTTATGCCGAAAATGTCAGATGTTGTCGACTCGTGGGACCCTCGTAGTGAAACTTATTCAATCCATGATTGGGTGCATCAATGGCTGCCATGGTTGGGACGAAAACAAAAGGGCTTGTTTCGGATGATACTTATAAAGTTGGGTGAGGTGCTTGATGCTTGGCACCCAAGTGATGCATCTGCTTACATTTTGTTGTCACCTTGGAAGAATGTGTTATGGGAACAACTTATGCATCGATACATAGTTCCAAAACTGCAGGTTACTGTACAAGAATTAGAAATAAATCCTGCAAACCAGAAGCTTTATCAGTTCCATTGGGTCATGTCCTGGGCCTCTGCCATTCCAAGTCACCTAATGGTAAATCTAATGTCGGGGTTCTTCTTCACCAAGTGGCTTCAGTTTTTGTATAACTGGTTGAACAAAACGCCAGACTTTGAAGAGATCCGGAAATGGTATAAGGTTTGGAAGGATCTTCTTCCGCAAGAATTAGTAGCAAATGAAAGTATCAGGGCCCAGCTTAGTATCGGCGTTGACATGATCGGCAAAGCTGTTGATGGTGTTAAAATTGACCCGCCTGCTCATTCACTGAACTATAGTCTACCTGGGATGAGGAGCCTGAAGCCCTGGCTGTTTGAGGCTCCACAGACACGGAGAGCACCAGCACAAAATTACCAAGCATTTGAAGCAGGGTTATACCCGTGTTGGTCATGTTActgaaattcctgaggcatgttAAAAGTTAGTTGTATCTGTTATTCTTCTGAATTAGAAACTTTAAGTGCTTTTAATAACACTATAAAGTAAGAATCACACATGTTGTTTTATTGTACCTGAAGTTCCGTCAAAACGAAGTTCCTAGAAACACATGAAGCAAAACTTCCGTATACAACATGTTATGAAAACAAACAAGTAACCAACTCAAGTCAACAACGATTCAACGAAAAAGGAAATGGCCACTGCAAAACacttgaagttttttttttcatggcGTACAAGAAGCTTCCAAATGTTTTGAACATTGTCAGTTCAAGCTGGAAGAGTGTTTTGAGTTTCTCGTTAATATGAT contains:
- the LOC107174341 gene encoding septin and tuftelin-interacting protein 1 homolog 1-like, coding for MIMDAHKTQERVGSIGGRCFFDSNNTTRISSQRPKPLASPDGNGMIPTRFPVNDLRDGMYKGPGVDVGPGSGLGFKGSRFWDIESEADPQYRAGGGLGIGKNQPPWMMGLGLEEMEERLWSKQWKMKKIDWQACAGVTGLAMLKNGTKAQLAGNDGSRIKKETAFCLQRNKDKFDKMRAAEKQKFDDAETVLNTLDQIQKKNSLGTLTLESLANDFSNLKCKVSHSYMIYHLSPVAYSLAFPLFIRTFQGWDPLQNPSYQLELVSMWRQVLDSDHGYVYYAQLVSQAILPAVRASSISNWDAKDPEPMLKFLDCWKMLLPYSLLNTILDTIVMPKMSDVVDSWDPRSETYSIHDWVHQWLPWLGRKQKGLFRMILIKLGEVLDAWHPSDASAYILLSPWKNVLWEQLMHRYIVPKLQVTVQELEINPANQKLYQFHWVMSWASAIPSHLMVNLMSGFFFTKWLQFLYNWLNKTPDFEEIRKWYKVWKDLLPQELVANESIRAQLSIGVDMIGKAVDGVKIDPPAHSLNYSLPGMRSLKPWLFEAPQTRRAPAQNYQAFEAGLYPCWSCY